TCTGCGGGCTCGGCGCGAACTCGCTCGGCCACAACCACCCGGCCGTCGTGGACACCATCCGCCGGCACCTGGAGGACGGGCTGCTGCACTCGCTGCCCACGGCCTGGGAGGTCAGCGCCGCGCGGACGCTGGTGGAGATGATCCCCGGCGCGGAGATGGCGCGCTTCTTCAAGACGGGGGCGGATGCCACCTCGGCGGCGGTGCGCCTGGCGCGCTACGTCACGGGCAAGGAGCACCTCATCACGGTGGGCTACAACGGCTGGCACGACCACTTCATGTATGACACGCCGGGAGTGCCCGCGGTGCTCGCCCAGTACACCACGCGCATGCCGCTGTTCGAGGAGCCGGACGAGGCGGCGCTGCTCGCCCGCATCGAGCAGACGGGGAGCCAGCTCGCGGCGGTGCTCCTGTCGGTGCCCTTCAACCGCTGCCTCACCCGCGAGTTCATGCACAAGCTGCGCGCGGTGTGCACGGCGCACGGCGTGCTGCTCATCCAGGACGAGGTCATCACCGGCTTCCGGCTGGCGCCGGGCGGCGCCCAGCAGTTCTTCGACGTGAAGGCCGACTTCGTCTGTCTGTCCAAGGCGATCGCCGCGGGCATGCCCCTGTCGGCGGTGGCGGGGCCGGAGAAGTTCCTGAGCAAGCTGGCGGACCTGCAGGTGTCCACCACGTTCGGTGGCGAGCTCCTGTCCCTGGCGGTGTGCGAGGCCGTGCTCAAGGTGAGCCGCGAGCCGGGCTTCACCGAGCACCTGGCGAACCTGGGCCGGCGGCTCGCCACGGGCATCAACGCCCGAGCCGAGCGCGTGGGCTCGCCGCTGCGCATCCTGGGCTATGACGCCATCCCCCTGTTCCGCTTCTCCAAGAATCCCGTGGAGAACGCGAAGCTCACCCAGCCCTTCCAGGCGGGCATGGCGCGCCGTGGCATCCTGCTGCGCCGCGACCTCAACTTCATCTGCTCGGCGCACACGGCCGAGCAGATCGACTACACCATCGACATGGCCGAGGAAGTGATGCGCGAGTGCGTCCAGCAGGCCTCGGCCTCCAGCGCGGCCTGAGCCGGACGTCCACCGGGCCCTGGGGGGGGCCCGCCGGGCCCGGGGGGGAGACCCGGCCATGCGGAAGGCGCCGCCCGACCGGGGAGATTGGGGTAGGCTGCCCCGCCATGTCTCTTGACTCCACGCCCTCGGGGCGCCCCCACATCCTGCGTCGGACGCTGCTGCTCGATGTCGGTTTCCAGTTCCGCTACATGTTCCGGTTCGCCGCCATTGGCGCGTTCGGAGTGCTGATCGTCGGGGTGCTCGCCTCCCGGGTGATTCGCAACGCGGTGGAGGAGGGCGGCTCGCCGGAGGTGATGCTGGCGAGCAGCGATACCCTGCTGTGGCTCGGCGGGGTGGGCGCGATCGTGATGGCGATCCTCACGTCCCTGGTGGGGTTGGTGCTTACCCACCGGGTGGCGGGGCCGGTGCACGTGATGAACCTGTACCTCGCGTCCATCGCCGCCGGCCGCTATCCGCGGCTGCGTCCCCTGCGCAGCGGCGACGAGCTGCGCGAGTTCTTCGAGTCCCTGAGCTACACGGTGGACCGGCTGCGCGAGCGCGAGGCCGAGGAGGCCCGCCTGCTCACCGAGGTCATCGACGCCCTGGAGCCCCTGGCCACCACCCAGGACGCCCAGGCGGCGCTGCGCATCCTCGGCTCGATGCGCACCCGCAAACGTCAGGCCATCGAAGGTCCCACCTCGGGCACGCTGAAGTCCGTTGCCTGAAGCGCCCGGGTGCAGCACAACACCCCTTCCATGACCCGTCCCCGCATCGTCTTCATGGGCACGCCCGAGTTCGCCGTGCCCTCCCTGGCCGCCCTCTTCGACATCGGGGACGTGGTGGCCGTCGTCACCCAGCCGGACAAGCCCAAGGGCCGGGGCCAGGCGCTCGCCATCTCCCCGGTGAAGGCCTACGCGCTCGAGCGGGGCGTGCCGGTGTTGCAGCCCCAGAAGCTGCGCACCCCTCCCTTCTCCGAGGTGCTGCGCGAGCTCAAACCCGACGTGGCCGTGGTGACGGCCTACGGGAAGATCCTCCCCAAGGACTTGCTGGAGACGCCCGCGCGGGGGTGCCTCAACGTGCACGCCTCGCTGCTGCCGCGCTTCCGGGGGGCCGCCCCCATCCAGTGGGCCATCGCCCATGGGGACACGGAGACGGGCGTGGCGTTGATGGTGATGGACGAGGGCCTGGATACCGGGCCGGTGCTGGCCGAGAAGCGGCTGCCCATCGCCCCGGACGAGACGAGCGCCACCCTGCACGACAAGCTGTCCACGCTGGGCGGAGCGCTCCTGCGCGAGTACCTCCCGGCCTACCTGCGCGGCGAGCTGACGCCGGTGCCGCAGCCGTCCGAGGGCATGGTGCTCGCGCCCATCATCCACAAGGAGGAGGGCAAGCTCGACTTCTCGCGGCCCGCGGTGGAGCTGGAGCGGCGCCTGCGTGCCTTCACCCCCTGGCCGGGCGCCTTCACCACCCTGGAAGGCAAGCTGTTCAAGGTCCATAAGGCCAGGGTGGGCACGGGACAGGGCGCGCCGGGCACCGTGCTGTCCGCGGACGCGCGGGGCCTGGAGGTGGCGTGCGCTCAGGGCTCGCTGGTGCTGCTCGAGGTGCAACCCGAGGGCAAGCGGGTGATGCCCGTGGGCGACTTCCTGTCGGGCCGCAAGCTCGCGCCGGGCAGCCGGCCTTTCGAGACGTAGGAGAGACGCGACATGGGCAAGAGGCTGTTGGTGCTGCATGGGCCCAACCTGAACCTGGTGGGTGAGCGCGAGGGCCGCGAGGGCGGACGGTTCGCCGACCTCGACGCCGCCCTGAAGGCCCGGGCGACCGCCCTGGGGCTGGAGTTGACGGTGGTGCAGTCCAACCACGAGGGCGTCCTGCTCGACACCCTGCACGCCGAGCGCTCGCGCGTGGAGGGCGTGGTGGTGAGCCCCTCGAGCCTCTTCGGCTCGTACCCGCTGCGCGATGCGCTGGAGGCCATCGGGCTGCCCGCGCTCGAGGTGTACCTGGAGGAGCTCGGCGAGCGCGACTCCGTGGTGGCCGAGGCCTGCGTCGCCACGCTCGAGGGGGAGGGGTTCGACTCGTACCTCCAGGCCCTGGAGCGCTTCGCGAGCGGAGACCTCACCGGCGAGTCCTCCGAGGAGGACGAGGACGTCGACGAGGATGTCGACGACGAGGACGTCGAGGACGAGGACGTCGAGGACGAGGATGTCGACGACGAGGACGCGGAGGCGGGGGAGGACGAGGTGGCCGAGGAGCCCGTGGGGCTCGCGAAGACGCTGGGCCGCCGGGGCACGGGGGTGAAGGCTCCGGCCGTGGCCGCGGGCCGGGACGCCGCGGGCCCCCGCAAGACGCTGGGCCGCAAGGTGGTGGAGGCGGCCCCGCCGCCCCCTTCGTCCGTGAAGACGCTGGGCCGCAAGAGTCCGCGGGCCGCGCCGTCGGAGGACGTGCTCTCCCGGGCGCTGGTGCGGAGCAAGATCGCCGATCGGCTCGCCGGACGCCTGTCTCCCGCGGACCTGGCCACCTGGGCGCGCTCGTGGTGGACGCGCATCCAGGGAGGCGCCCCGACGGAGACGGGCCACCGGGAGTTGTTGGAGGACATCCTGCAGCGGCTCACCCTCGCCAACATCCCGGCGACCCGCATGTCCGAGACGGAGCTGGTGGATTGGATGACCCGGCTGGAGGGGTGAGAGACATTTCATGAACGCACGCGCCATCAGCATCCAGGTCCTCAGCCGCGTCCGCGCCACGGATGCCTACCTCAACGTGGTGCTCGACACGATGCTCTCGGAGTCGCCTCCGGCGGATCCCCGGGACGCGGGGCTCATCACCGAGCTCGTCTA
Above is a window of Cystobacter fuscus DNA encoding:
- the mxcL gene encoding myxochelin B biosynthesis transaminase MxcL — encoded protein: MDVHANRHPSLPRPIVGKMDLTNSNRLLAEAKRLVPGLTQTMMKKPEMFAPGSFPVYLARGQGALVEDVDGQQYIDYICGLGANSLGHNHPAVVDTIRRHLEDGLLHSLPTAWEVSAARTLVEMIPGAEMARFFKTGADATSAAVRLARYVTGKEHLITVGYNGWHDHFMYDTPGVPAVLAQYTTRMPLFEEPDEAALLARIEQTGSQLAAVLLSVPFNRCLTREFMHKLRAVCTAHGVLLIQDEVITGFRLAPGGAQQFFDVKADFVCLSKAIAAGMPLSAVAGPEKFLSKLADLQVSTTFGGELLSLAVCEAVLKVSREPGFTEHLANLGRRLATGINARAERVGSPLRILGYDAIPLFRFSKNPVENAKLTQPFQAGMARRGILLRRDLNFICSAHTAEQIDYTIDMAEEVMRECVQQASASSAA
- the fmt gene encoding methionyl-tRNA formyltransferase; this translates as MTRPRIVFMGTPEFAVPSLAALFDIGDVVAVVTQPDKPKGRGQALAISPVKAYALERGVPVLQPQKLRTPPFSEVLRELKPDVAVVTAYGKILPKDLLETPARGCLNVHASLLPRFRGAAPIQWAIAHGDTETGVALMVMDEGLDTGPVLAEKRLPIAPDETSATLHDKLSTLGGALLREYLPAYLRGELTPVPQPSEGMVLAPIIHKEEGKLDFSRPAVELERRLRAFTPWPGAFTTLEGKLFKVHKARVGTGQGAPGTVLSADARGLEVACAQGSLVLLEVQPEGKRVMPVGDFLSGRKLAPGSRPFET
- a CDS encoding HAMP domain-containing protein: MSLDSTPSGRPHILRRTLLLDVGFQFRYMFRFAAIGAFGVLIVGVLASRVIRNAVEEGGSPEVMLASSDTLLWLGGVGAIVMAILTSLVGLVLTHRVAGPVHVMNLYLASIAAGRYPRLRPLRSGDELREFFESLSYTVDRLREREAEEARLLTEVIDALEPLATTQDAQAALRILGSMRTRKRQAIEGPTSGTLKSVA
- a CDS encoding type II 3-dehydroquinate dehydratase; the encoded protein is MGKRLLVLHGPNLNLVGEREGREGGRFADLDAALKARATALGLELTVVQSNHEGVLLDTLHAERSRVEGVVVSPSSLFGSYPLRDALEAIGLPALEVYLEELGERDSVVAEACVATLEGEGFDSYLQALERFASGDLTGESSEEDEDVDEDVDDEDVEDEDVEDEDVDDEDAEAGEDEVAEEPVGLAKTLGRRGTGVKAPAVAAGRDAAGPRKTLGRKVVEAAPPPPSSVKTLGRKSPRAAPSEDVLSRALVRSKIADRLAGRLSPADLATWARSWWTRIQGGAPTETGHRELLEDILQRLTLANIPATRMSETELVDWMTRLEG